In a genomic window of Tenuifilum sp. 4138str:
- a CDS encoding alanine/glycine:cation symporter family protein, with the protein MDELINSIFEPLVRVLSSFLFWDPFRTFGVEIGFRFPFVVMWLMVWGVYFTFRMGFINIRAFWHSIQITSGRLDKNSKKGEVSHFQALSTALSATVGLGNIAGVAVAISVGGAGATFWMIMAGLLGMSLKFTECTLGQKYRLIDSKGRVSGGPMYYLSQGLAKRNMKTLGNILAVTFSVLVIGASFGGGNMFQANQAFSQMAFIIPWLNGKGAYFGIAMALLVGLVVLGGIKSIASVASRIVPFMVILYISASMVIIFLNISRLGEVFSLIFEQAFGLKSIAGGFFGAFIVGFQRGAFSNEAGIGSASIAHSTARTDEPVSEGIVALLEPFIDTVVVCTMTALVINFAGLAGNSSGLQGAQLTSAAFATVLPWFPYLLAIAILLFAFSTMISWSYYGLKGFNYLFEKRLNGIIPVPEASTKLYYIIFLLCIVVGSASNLWAVMDFSDMMILGMAFPNILGMIFMAKEVRADLDSYWNRWKTGRLYR; encoded by the coding sequence ATGGATGAGCTAATTAATTCCATATTTGAGCCACTGGTTAGGGTACTATCGAGCTTTCTGTTCTGGGACCCTTTTAGAACATTTGGGGTAGAAATAGGTTTTCGGTTTCCCTTTGTTGTGATGTGGCTAATGGTTTGGGGAGTTTATTTTACTTTCCGCATGGGATTTATCAACATCCGGGCTTTTTGGCACTCAATCCAAATCACCTCGGGTAGGCTCGATAAGAATAGCAAAAAGGGAGAGGTGTCCCATTTTCAAGCTTTATCAACCGCTCTTTCAGCAACTGTTGGTTTGGGAAATATTGCGGGTGTTGCAGTTGCCATAAGCGTTGGGGGGGCCGGGGCAACATTCTGGATGATAATGGCTGGGCTGTTGGGCATGTCGCTTAAGTTTACCGAGTGCACGCTAGGGCAAAAGTATAGATTGATTGACTCAAAGGGTAGGGTATCGGGAGGGCCCATGTACTACCTGAGCCAAGGGCTTGCCAAGCGTAACATGAAAACTTTAGGTAACATACTGGCGGTAACCTTTTCGGTTTTAGTAATTGGCGCATCGTTTGGCGGTGGAAATATGTTTCAGGCTAATCAGGCATTTTCGCAAATGGCTTTCATCATACCCTGGTTAAATGGTAAGGGAGCCTATTTTGGTATTGCCATGGCCTTGCTGGTAGGTTTAGTAGTCCTGGGTGGAATAAAAAGCATTGCCAGTGTTGCCTCGCGGATAGTTCCTTTCATGGTTATCCTCTACATTTCAGCATCCATGGTAATTATCTTTCTAAACATTTCACGGTTGGGTGAGGTTTTTAGTCTGATCTTTGAGCAGGCATTTGGACTCAAATCCATTGCTGGTGGTTTTTTTGGTGCGTTTATTGTTGGGTTTCAACGGGGAGCATTTTCCAACGAGGCAGGGATAGGTTCCGCTTCCATTGCGCACTCAACTGCCCGAACCGATGAGCCTGTTAGTGAGGGCATTGTTGCTTTGCTTGAACCATTCATCGATACTGTAGTGGTATGCACCATGACCGCTTTAGTAATAAATTTTGCTGGTTTAGCTGGTAATAGCTCTGGTTTACAGGGGGCCCAGCTAACTTCAGCCGCATTTGCCACCGTATTGCCTTGGTTCCCATATCTGCTGGCTATCGCTATCTTACTATTCGCTTTTTCAACCATGATTAGCTGGTCATACTATGGCCTCAAAGGCTTTAACTACCTTTTTGAGAAACGTTTGAACGGGATTATTCCTGTACCTGAGGCATCTACCAAGCTATACTACATTATTTTTTTACTTTGTATTGTTGTGGGTAGCGCTTCGAACCTTTGGGCTGTCATGGATTTTTCCGATATGATGATCTTAGGGATGGCTTTCCCAAATATTCTTGGAATGATTTTTATGGCTAAAGAGGTGCGGGCCGATTTGGATAGTTACTGGAATAGATGGAAAACAGGGAGATTGTATAGGTAG
- a CDS encoding ComEA family DNA-binding protein: MKRIWVSVKSFLYFSRGERNGTIILVLLLLLFAVAPYLYKKYFNVVSTPDPMLVQKADSFFLTLQYHEPEKVIEPPSGIEAEMELPRTKKSFLFDPNTVSLDSLMELGLSRKQAEVLVKYRSKGGRFRTPDDIDKIFVIDSATKARLKPLVRIAPVTDTISHDRVIDTKPILVELNGADTLSLLKLKGIGSNYAKRIVGYRNLLGGFYSIDQLGEVYGFTPQLVDQLRPNIYIDTTRIRKININLIKYDDLRIHPYVNDYQAKAIIYYRSQKGTIKTLDELWKNKLLPRDRFEKLKHYLDL, translated from the coding sequence ATGAAGCGGATTTGGGTTAGCGTTAAAAGCTTCTTATACTTTTCAAGGGGCGAACGAAATGGAACCATTATTCTGGTTCTATTACTTTTGCTCTTCGCTGTGGCTCCGTACCTGTATAAAAAGTATTTCAATGTTGTTTCCACTCCCGATCCCATGCTTGTTCAAAAAGCCGATAGTTTCTTTTTAACTCTCCAGTACCATGAGCCCGAGAAAGTTATTGAGCCACCTTCGGGTATTGAGGCCGAGATGGAACTTCCCCGAACTAAAAAATCATTTTTATTTGATCCCAACACCGTAAGCCTTGACAGCTTAATGGAATTGGGGTTAAGCCGGAAGCAAGCTGAGGTACTTGTTAAGTATAGGTCTAAAGGGGGGCGTTTCAGGACTCCTGACGATATCGATAAAATTTTTGTTATCGACTCGGCTACAAAGGCGAGGCTAAAGCCGCTGGTACGTATAGCTCCGGTTACCGATACTATTAGCCATGATAGGGTTATTGATACCAAGCCCATTCTTGTGGAGCTCAATGGTGCCGATACCCTCTCGTTACTAAAACTTAAAGGTATAGGAAGTAACTACGCAAAGCGGATTGTGGGTTACAGGAACCTACTCGGTGGATTTTATAGTATTGATCAGCTTGGCGAGGTTTATGGATTTACTCCGCAACTGGTTGACCAGCTAAGGCCAAACATATATATCGACACTACCCGTATTCGAAAAATCAACATAAATCTAATTAAGTACGATGACCTGAGAATCCATCCCTATGTGAACGATTATCAGGCTAAAGCAATTATTTACTACCGCTCGCAAAAAGGTACGATTAAAACACTTGATGAGCTATGGAAGAACAAGCTTTTACCCCGCGACCGGTTCGAAAAGCTAAAACATTACCTTGATTTATAG
- the rpsU gene encoding 30S ribosomal protein S21, with protein MIIVPVKEGENIERALKKFKRKFEKTGIMRELRSRQAYVKPSVARREQIKRAIYIQKLQQQEE; from the coding sequence ATGATTATAGTACCAGTTAAAGAAGGCGAAAATATTGAAAGAGCTCTAAAAAAATTCAAGCGTAAGTTTGAAAAAACCGGTATTATGAGGGAGTTACGTTCCCGTCAAGCTTACGTTAAACCTTCGGTTGCTCGTAGGGAGCAGATCAAAAGAGCCATTTACATTCAGAAGCTACAGCAGCAGGAAGAGTAG
- a CDS encoding tyrosine-type recombinase/integrase has translation MDMLASFLKYLDIEKGYSSHTIRSYGDDLHSFFSYSGVNPASTEAIEHISHRTIRAWMSNLVSQGLSTRSVNRKLSSLRTFFKYLLRQGVIANNPMKRVVSPKTSKRLPEFVPEADMAKLNTNDLFGDDFEGLRNRLIITMFYFTGMRLSELVGLTLQSVDVGSMTIKVMGKGSKERIIPIHPELKDLIVEYLEERNKKFSDTVSFFVTPKGKPVYPKLVYRVVNHYLTLITPLQKRSPHVLRHSFATHLLNKGADLNAIKELLGHSSLLATQVYTHSTFEKLKNNYNQAHPRA, from the coding sequence ATGGATATGCTGGCCTCATTTCTTAAATACCTTGATATAGAGAAGGGTTACTCATCGCACACCATACGCTCGTATGGCGATGATCTGCATTCCTTCTTCAGCTATTCAGGAGTCAATCCCGCAAGTACCGAAGCTATTGAACACATTAGCCATAGGACCATCAGGGCTTGGATGTCGAACTTAGTTAGCCAAGGCCTATCAACCCGTTCGGTTAACCGTAAGCTTTCATCGCTTCGCACATTCTTTAAGTACTTATTACGCCAAGGCGTAATTGCCAACAATCCCATGAAACGTGTAGTTTCGCCCAAAACCAGTAAGCGCTTACCTGAATTTGTCCCTGAAGCCGACATGGCAAAACTTAATACCAACGACCTGTTTGGCGATGATTTTGAGGGCTTACGTAACCGGCTAATAATAACCATGTTCTATTTTACCGGTATGCGCCTATCGGAGCTAGTTGGGCTTACCCTCCAATCGGTCGATGTGGGTTCAATGACCATTAAAGTAATGGGGAAGGGTAGCAAGGAACGTATCATTCCCATTCATCCGGAACTTAAAGATTTGATTGTGGAGTACCTTGAGGAACGAAACAAAAAATTTTCCGATACTGTTAGTTTTTTTGTTACGCCAAAAGGTAAACCGGTTTACCCAAAACTCGTATACAGAGTAGTAAACCACTACTTAACCTTGATTACACCCCTTCAAAAAAGGAGCCCCCACGTGCTAAGGCACAGCTTTGCAACCCATTTGCTAAACAAGGGGGCCGATTTGAATGCCATTAAAGAGCTGCTAGGCCACTCAAGTTTACTGGCTACCCAGGTGTACACCCACAGCACATTCGAAAAACTTAAAAACAATTATAACCAGGCTCATCCACGAGCCTAA
- the hpf gene encoding ribosome hibernation-promoting factor, HPF/YfiA family, with amino-acid sequence MNVKIQSIKFDADRKLLDYVEKKAAKLERYFDNIVETEVYLKLENSQDMENKVVEFRLKVPGNDLFAQRKGKTFEEATDLCIDVLKGQVKKFKEKLRGV; translated from the coding sequence ATGAACGTTAAAATTCAATCCATCAAGTTTGATGCTGACCGGAAGCTTCTTGATTACGTTGAGAAGAAAGCTGCAAAACTTGAGCGCTATTTTGACAACATCGTGGAAACCGAGGTGTACCTAAAGTTGGAAAATAGCCAGGACATGGAAAACAAGGTTGTTGAATTCCGCCTTAAGGTGCCTGGCAACGATTTGTTTGCCCAACGTAAAGGGAAAACCTTTGAAGAGGCTACTGACCTATGTATTGATGTGCTGAAGGGTCAAGTTAAAAAGTTTAAGGAAAAGCTAAGAGGGGTATAG
- the tuf gene encoding elongation factor Tu produces MAKEKFDRSKPHVNIGTIGHVDHGKTTLTAAITKILAEKGLSEYRSFDSIDNAPEEKERGITINTAHVEYQTENRHYAHVDCPGHADYVKNMVTGAAQMDGAILVVAATDGPMPQTREHILLARQVNVPKIVVFLNKCDMVDDAEMLDLVEMEVRELLSFYQFDGDNVPVIRGSALGALNGEPQWVEKVMELMNAVDEYIPIPPRDNEKPFLMPVEDVFSITGRGTVATGRIETGVIHTGDEVEIVGLTNDKPMKSVVTGVEMFRKILDQGEAGDNVGLLLRGIDKKEIKRGMVIAKPGSITPHTKFKAEIYVLKKEEGGRHTPFHNHYRPQFYLRTLDVTGEIMLPEGVEMVMPGDNVTITVELIYPVAINKNLRFAIREGGRTVGAGQVIDIIE; encoded by the coding sequence ATGGCTAAAGAAAAATTTGATAGGTCGAAACCGCACGTGAACATCGGTACCATTGGCCACGTTGACCATGGTAAGACTACCCTTACCGCTGCTATTACTAAAATATTAGCTGAAAAGGGTCTTTCCGAATATCGTTCATTCGACTCTATCGACAACGCTCCTGAAGAAAAAGAGCGCGGTATTACCATTAACACCGCTCACGTTGAGTATCAAACTGAGAACCGTCACTACGCTCACGTTGACTGTCCTGGTCACGCTGACTATGTTAAGAACATGGTTACTGGTGCTGCCCAGATGGACGGCGCTATCCTTGTTGTAGCTGCTACTGATGGTCCTATGCCTCAAACCCGTGAGCACATCCTTCTTGCTCGTCAGGTAAACGTTCCTAAGATCGTTGTGTTCCTGAACAAGTGCGACATGGTTGACGATGCTGAAATGCTTGACCTCGTTGAAATGGAAGTACGTGAGCTCTTGAGCTTCTATCAGTTCGATGGCGATAACGTACCCGTTATCCGTGGTTCTGCTCTTGGTGCCCTAAACGGCGAACCACAGTGGGTTGAAAAGGTAATGGAACTCATGAATGCTGTTGATGAGTACATTCCCATTCCTCCACGTGACAACGAAAAACCATTCCTAATGCCTGTTGAGGACGTATTCTCAATCACTGGTCGTGGTACTGTTGCTACCGGTAGAATTGAAACTGGCGTTATCCACACTGGCGACGAAGTTGAAATCGTAGGTTTAACCAACGACAAGCCTATGAAGTCAGTAGTTACCGGTGTTGAAATGTTCCGTAAGATCCTTGATCAGGGTGAAGCTGGCGACAACGTAGGTCTACTACTCCGTGGTATTGACAAGAAGGAAATTAAGCGTGGTATGGTTATTGCTAAGCCAGGCTCAATTACCCCTCACACCAAGTTCAAAGCTGAGATTTACGTGTTGAAGAAAGAAGAGGGTGGCCGTCACACTCCTTTCCACAACCACTACCGTCCTCAGTTCTACCTACGTACCCTCGACGTAACCGGTGAAATTATGCTTCCCGAAGGCGTTGAAATGGTAATGCCTGGCGATAACGTAACTATCACTGTAGAACTTATCTACCCTGTTGCTATCAACAAGAACCTACGCTTTGCAATCCGCGAAGGTGGTAGGACTGTTGGTGCCGGTCAGGTAATTGACATTATTGAGTAA
- the secE gene encoding preprotein translocase subunit SecE, with product MKITQYLHDVYTEMVQKVSWPTWKELQSSALIVMIASLLIALVVFVMDFSFERLMEFVYRVLS from the coding sequence ATGAAAATTACACAGTACTTGCACGACGTTTACACCGAGATGGTGCAAAAAGTTTCGTGGCCAACATGGAAAGAACTTCAGTCCAGTGCATTAATTGTTATGATTGCTTCCCTTTTAATCGCACTGGTTGTCTTCGTTATGGACTTCTCATTCGAAAGATTGATGGAGTTTGTTTACCGTGTACTTAGCTAA
- the nusG gene encoding transcription termination/antitermination protein NusG has protein sequence MEENVKKWYVLRAIGGKEKKVKELVENEIKRLKLDDFIYQVLIPTEKVYQIRNGKKISKERIYYPGYVLIEAALVGEIPHILRNIPNVLGFLGDPKTGDPIPLRQAEVNRILGKVDELVDSEEELNVPFYVGETVKVIDGPFNSFSGVIEEVNEEKKKLKVMVKIFGRKTPLELSFMQVEKE, from the coding sequence ATGGAAGAGAATGTTAAAAAATGGTATGTTCTTAGGGCCATTGGTGGTAAGGAGAAGAAGGTAAAGGAGCTGGTGGAAAACGAAATTAAACGTTTGAAGCTAGACGACTTTATCTATCAGGTTCTTATTCCTACTGAGAAAGTTTACCAGATTCGAAATGGCAAAAAGATCAGCAAGGAAAGGATTTACTACCCTGGCTACGTTCTTATTGAAGCTGCACTGGTAGGTGAGATTCCTCACATCCTACGAAACATTCCCAATGTCCTTGGTTTTTTAGGTGACCCAAAAACCGGCGATCCAATCCCTCTACGCCAAGCTGAGGTTAACCGAATACTTGGCAAGGTAGATGAGCTGGTGGACAGCGAGGAAGAGTTGAATGTTCCATTCTACGTAGGTGAAACAGTAAAAGTAATTGATGGACCATTCAATTCCTTTTCTGGAGTGATTGAGGAGGTTAACGAAGAGAAGAAGAAGCTGAAGGTTATGGTGAAAATCTTCGGCCGTAAAACTCCACTGGAGTTAAGTTTTATGCAAGTTGAAAAGGAGTAA
- the rplK gene encoding 50S ribosomal protein L11, whose translation MAKEVAGFIKLQIKGGAANPSPPIGPALGSKGVNIMEFCKQFNARTQAQAGKVLPVVITYYTDKSFDFVVKTPPVSVTLLEITKQQKGSAEPNRKKVASVTWEQVREIAQEKMQDLNCFTIESAMKMVAGTARSMGITVTGEFPGN comes from the coding sequence ATGGCTAAAGAAGTAGCTGGATTTATTAAACTCCAGATTAAAGGTGGTGCTGCTAACCCATCACCACCCATTGGTCCTGCTCTTGGCTCCAAGGGGGTAAATATTATGGAGTTCTGCAAGCAATTCAATGCCAGAACTCAAGCACAGGCAGGCAAGGTTCTACCTGTGGTTATAACATATTATACCGACAAATCGTTCGATTTTGTCGTAAAAACCCCACCGGTATCCGTAACTTTGCTTGAGATAACAAAGCAACAAAAGGGATCGGCTGAGCCTAACAGGAAAAAGGTTGCCTCTGTAACCTGGGAGCAAGTTCGAGAAATTGCCCAGGAAAAGATGCAGGATCTGAACTGTTTCACCATTGAATCAGCAATGAAGATGGTGGCCGGTACAGCCCGCAGCATGGGTATCACTGTTACCGGAGAGTTTCCGGGGAATTAA
- the rplA gene encoding 50S ribosomal protein L1: protein MTKLTKNRKLALSKVEPGKTYKLSEAAALLKEITYTKFDASVDIDIRLGVDPRKANQMVRGVVTLPHGTGKNVRVLVLCTPDKEEAARQAGADYVGLDDYIEKIKGGWTDVDVIITMPSVMAKLGPLGRILGPRGLMPNPKSGTVTMEVEKAVKEVKQGKIDFKVDKFGIVHSSIGKISFEPDKIVDNALEFINTIIKLKPTSAKGTYIKSVYLSTTMSPGIAIDTKSLTASN from the coding sequence ATGACTAAACTGACAAAAAACAGGAAGCTTGCTCTGTCGAAAGTAGAGCCCGGTAAGACTTACAAGCTATCGGAAGCAGCCGCACTGTTGAAGGAAATTACATACACCAAGTTCGATGCATCGGTTGATATTGATATTCGCTTAGGGGTTGACCCCCGTAAGGCCAACCAGATGGTTCGTGGTGTGGTAACCCTTCCGCATGGTACCGGTAAGAACGTTCGCGTTCTGGTACTCTGTACTCCCGATAAGGAGGAGGCTGCTCGCCAGGCTGGCGCCGACTACGTAGGCCTTGACGATTACATCGAGAAGATCAAGGGCGGATGGACCGATGTGGATGTTATTATTACCATGCCCTCGGTTATGGCTAAGCTAGGTCCTTTAGGACGTATTCTTGGCCCCCGCGGTTTGATGCCAAACCCCAAGAGTGGTACGGTTACCATGGAAGTTGAAAAGGCTGTTAAGGAGGTAAAGCAGGGTAAGATTGACTTTAAGGTTGACAAGTTTGGTATAGTCCACTCATCAATCGGAAAAATTTCATTCGAGCCTGACAAGATTGTTGATAATGCGCTTGAGTTTATCAATACCATCATTAAGCTCAAACCTACGTCGGCTAAAGGTACCTACATTAAGAGTGTATACCTTTCCACTACCATGAGCCCCGGTATTGCTATTGACACCAAGTCGCTCACGGCTTCGAATTAA
- the rplJ gene encoding 50S ribosomal protein L10, which produces MRREDKNALIDKLTEQINQYPHFYLTDTSELNAEVTHKLRKTCFEKKVKLVVVKNTLLKKALERSGKSTDFSPIFETLKGSTSVMFTETGNVPAKLIKDFRKAHPKPLFKAAYVEESIYVGESQLEVLATLKSKNELIADVIALLQSPAKNVIGSLQSGGQKLSGVIKTLSEREK; this is translated from the coding sequence ATGAGAAGGGAAGATAAAAACGCACTGATTGATAAGCTGACCGAGCAAATTAACCAGTACCCCCATTTTTACCTTACCGATACCTCGGAACTTAATGCAGAGGTAACTCACAAGTTACGTAAGACCTGCTTTGAGAAAAAGGTAAAGCTGGTAGTGGTTAAGAACACATTGCTGAAGAAAGCCCTTGAGAGAAGCGGCAAATCAACCGATTTTTCGCCAATCTTTGAAACATTGAAAGGCTCAACCTCAGTAATGTTTACCGAAACAGGTAATGTTCCGGCTAAGCTTATCAAGGATTTTCGCAAGGCTCATCCAAAGCCTCTATTTAAGGCTGCCTATGTTGAAGAATCGATATATGTTGGCGAGAGCCAACTTGAAGTGCTGGCAACCCTGAAGAGCAAGAACGAGCTTATTGCCGACGTTATTGCACTACTCCAGTCGCCCGCAAAGAACGTTATCGGTTCGCTACAATCTGGCGGTCAAAAATTATCGGGTGTTATCAAAACACTCTCTGAAAGGGAAAAGTAA
- the rplL gene encoding 50S ribosomal protein L7/L12: MADLRKFAEDLVNLSVKEVNELAKILKDEYGIEPAAAAVAVAAAPAAGGEGAAAAEKTQFDVILKSAGGAKLQVVKLVKELTGLGLKEAKDLVDGAPKAVKEGVSKEEAESLKAQLEEAGAEVELK; encoded by the coding sequence ATGGCAGATCTTAGAAAATTTGCAGAAGATTTGGTTAACCTCTCAGTAAAGGAAGTTAACGAATTGGCTAAAATACTCAAGGACGAGTATGGTATTGAACCTGCTGCTGCAGCTGTAGCTGTTGCTGCTGCTCCCGCTGCTGGTGGCGAAGGTGCTGCTGCCGCTGAAAAAACTCAGTTTGACGTTATTCTTAAGTCAGCTGGCGGTGCTAAATTGCAGGTTGTTAAGCTTGTAAAGGAACTTACCGGTCTTGGTCTAAAGGAAGCTAAGGATTTAGTTGATGGCGCTCCTAAGGCCGTTAAGGAAGGTGTTTCTAAAGAAGAAGCTGAATCATTAAAAGCACAACTTGAAGAGGCAGGAGCAGAAGTTGAACTTAAATAG